The sequence below is a genomic window from Anaerolineales bacterium.
AAGCGACGGGCGACGATCCGGAGAATCCCTTTTACTCGTTTTACAAAACCCTGTTTCTTAAGTATGAGGGGCGTAAGTGCGATCTAGCCGTGATATCCGTCCCCCTCCTCTTTCCTCCCCCGTTAGCCAAAGAACAAAACCGCTAACGGGGGAGGAGGAATGGGACGGGCCGGCCGGCAACAATCCCGCAATAATTGCGTTTTTTCCAAAGGGGGTAGAATTACACTCATGGAGAACGGAATCCTGACGGATGGAGCCGGGCCATGCCGCGCACGGTGAAAATTGCCCCTTCGATCCTGGCCGCCGATTTCCTGAACCTCGGGGATCAGGTCTCGCAGGCGCTGGCCGCCGGCGCGGAATTCATCCACATGGACGTGATGGACGGCCAGTTCGTGCCGAACATCTCCGTCGGACCGCTGGTGGTGGAAGCGCTGGCGCCGATGGTGCACGCGGCCGGCGCCGTCGTCGACGTCCACCTGATGATCGACGAGCCGGAGCGGTTCGTCCCCGCCTTCGCCCTGGCGGGCGCCGACATCATCACCATCCAGGTGGAAGCCTCCAAGGACGTGATCGGCACGCTCAAGGCGATCCGCACCCACAAGGCGCGCCCCGGGCTGACCCTGCGGCCGAAGACCCCCCTGCTTTCGATCCAGGCCGCCATGGCCCACGCGGATCTGGTGCTGGTGATGTCGGTCGAACCCGGGTTCGGCGGGCAGAAGTTCCTGCCGGAGAGTCCGGCGCGGGTGCGCCGGATCCGCGAGTGGCTGGACGCCGCCGGATCGGACGCCGAGCTGGAAGTGGACGGGGGAATCAACACGGAGACGGCGCCGCTCCTGGCGGAAGCCGGGGCCAGCGTGCTGGTGGCCGGAGTATCCGTCTTCCGGGCGGGTGTTCCCATCGGCGAGGCCGTCCGCTCCCTGCGCGAGGCGGCCAACCGCGCCGCCCGAAAAGCATGACCGCCCGTTCCCGGCCCGCTCCCGCCCCCTTCGGCAAAAGCCTGAACGAACTCTTGGATTCCCTCGGCAAGCTGGTGGAAAAATCCGCCAGCGTGCGGGTGATCGAAAGCCTGTTGCCGGACCTGCTCGAGGCGGCGCGGACATTCAGCGGCATGCCCTCGGCGGCGATCTACCTCACCGGAGACGGCGGGGAAGTGCTGCACCTGATGTCGGAGGCGGGCGTCCTCGAAGGGCCGGAGGAGCGCCGTCGCCGCCTGATTTCCGGGGAACTCACAACCGGGCGCGCCTACCAATCCCGCCGGATGATCGCCGTCGAAGACGGCGCCGACGAGCCCGTCCTGGGGGAGCAGTTGCGTTGCCTGGGGATGAAATCTCAAGTCAGCCTGCCGCTGATCTCGGGCGGGCAGATCCTCGGCGTGCTGGACCTGAACGACACCCGGCCCCGCCGGTTTTCGCCCGAGGAGACGGCCTGGCTGCAATCCTTGGCCGGGCACATCGCGGTGCTGCTGTTCGGATCGCGGCTGTTCGTGCAGTCGCAGACGGCGAACGTACAGCTCACGCGCTTCTACGAGTTCGGCAGCCGGATCATCACCGCCACCACCTTCCCCCAGGCGCTGGAGCTCACCGCCAAGTACGCCCTGATGGCGACCACCGCCCATTCGGCGATCGTTCACCTGATCGATCCGGAGGGCGGCGTCTCGCTTTGCTACGGCATCGACAATCAAGGCGCCGAGATCCTCAACGAGGGCCTTCCCCACCCCGAATCCCTGTTGGCGGACATCCTCGCCGGCGGCGCGCCGAAAGTTTTGAACGCGGACGAGCTGGCGGCGCCTGAGGAGCGGGAATTCCTGCGCGAGAGCGGGGTGGTCACCCTGGTCGGCCTGCCGCTGAAGATCCGCAACCAAGTGACCGGCATGCTTTCGGTCCGTTATTCCCTGCCGCACACCTTTTCGCAGGCGGAGATGGACGGGCTGACGCTGTACGCGGTCCAGGCGGCCGGGACGATCGAGCGCCTGCGCCTGCTCGAGGAAAGCCGCCAGCGCGAATCCGACCTGCGGATGATCGTCGACATGGCCCGGGTGGTCACCTCGACCCTCGACCTGGAGGAACTGCTGCAGCAGATCGCGGTGCTCTTGGTGTGGACGGCGCGGATGGACGCCTGCGTGATCTCCTCGGTCGACGCCGAACACAGCCAGGTGCGGACCCTGGCGGCTTATTCCGCCTTCGGGGAGCGCGCCGACCGGGAATTCGGCGCGGGCTATTCGCTGGCGGATTCGCCGGTGACGGCCCAGGTGCTGAAGGGCAGCGATCCGATGCTGGTGCGGATCGACGATCCGCAAACCCATCCGAGCGAGGCCGCCGTTCTGCGGAAGCTGCACTACGGCGCGGTGTTGATGATCCCGCTGTGGGCGGGGGGCAAGGCGCTCGGCCTGCTGCGCCTCTTCAGCCGCCAGAACGACCGCTCATTCTCCGCCCTCGAGCTGCAGCGCCTGCGGGTTCCCGCCGAGCAGGCCGCCCTGGCGCTGGTCAACGCGCGGCTGTACGAGAGCGAACACCAGCAGAGGATTCTGGCCGAAACTCTGCGCGACATCGGGCTGATCCTATCCGGCTCGCTGCGCGCGGGCACCATTTTGGAAACCCTGCTCGAGCAGATCGGGCGGGTGGTCCCCTTCGACAGCGCCAACGTGATGCTGCTGCAGGGCGACAGGGTGCGAGTCGCCTCGCACCGCGGCTACGAGCGGTTCGGGCTGACGGAGTGGATTTCACGGCTGGACCTGCCGATCGAGCGCCTGACGGGCATCCACCACATGGCCCAATCCCGCCATCCGCATTTCGTGCCCGACGTCCAGGCCGATTCGACCTGGCAGTCGATCGGCCCGACTTGGCACGTGGGATCGTGGGTCGGCGCGCCGCTGGTGACAGGCGAGCAGCTGCTCGGATTCCTCTCGATGGACAAAGCCGAGCGCGGATACTACTCCGCCGATCACGCCGGCCGCCTGGAGAGCCTGGCCGGCCACGCGGCGTTGGCGCTCCTGAACGCGCTGACCTTCGGCGAGGTGGAGCAGGCCTCGATCACCGATTTCGTCACCGGCACCTACAACCGGCGCTACTTCCACGAACAGCTGCAATTGGAGATCGACCGCGCGCGCCGGATCGGGTATCCGGTTTCTCTGCTGATCTTCGACATCGACCACTTCAAACAGGTCAACGACACCTACGGGCATCCGGCCGGCGACCGGGTGCTGCAGATGGTGGCGCGGCGGATCAAAGACGAACTGCGCGCGGTGGACATTCTGGCGCGCTACGGCGGCGAGGAGTTCGCGGTGATTCTGCCCGGCACCCCCGGCAGTTCGCTGGCCGGGGTCGGCGAGCGCCTGCGCCAGGCGATCGCGATGCCGCCCTTCACGGTGGAAGAGCGGTCGATCGCGATCACGGTCTCGGCCGGCGGGGCGACCTTCCCCGACGACGCCAACGACGGCCACCGCCTGGTGGACGAGGCTGACCGCTGGCTGTACGACGCCAAGCAATCCGGCCGCAACCGCACCCGGGTGCCCGCGCCGATGGCTTGGCCGTACTCCGGGGCGGAAGCCAAGCTTAAAGAAGAAACGGATAAGGTTAAATCCGATTCCGAGGATAAGCAAGAGGGATAAAAAGATTTTTTACCGCAAAGCCGCGAAGCGCGCCAAGATTTTTTTAACTCTTCCTGCCAAGATGCTGAAAAAGGCCGGTCGAGCCCCGCCCCTCTTCGCGGAGCGAGGCCGGGGTAGCCCGCGTTCTATGCGGGCGAGACCGCAATAGTCGTCGGTGGTTTCGCTTCGCCCCGGTAAACCGCCCGGGCTACCCCGGCCCGCCCACCGGGGACGGGCTCTGCGGTGGAAGGGTCTTCACGCCTAATCCGACGAGCGCGGCGACTGGTAATTCGGCGCCTCCTTGGTGATCATCACGTCGTGCGGGTGGCTTTCGATCAGGCCGGCGTGCGAAATTTTCACCAAGCGGGTTTTGTCCTGCAGGTCCGCGATCGAGGCCGCGCCGGCGTAGCCCATTCCCGAGCGCAGTCCGCCGACCAGCTGGTAGATGTAGTCCGGCAGCTTCCCCTTGTAGGCGACCATCCCCTCGATGCCCTCGGGAACGAGCTTCCCGCTTACGCCGCTTTCGCCCTGGGCGGTGGCGTAGCGGTCGCGGCCGTATCCCTGCATCGCACCCAGACTGCCCATGCCGCGGTGCTCCTTGAAGCGCCGGCCCTCGTAGAGCACGACCTCGCCGGGGGATTCCTCCAGCCCGGCCAGAAGGGCGCCGAGCATCACGACGCTCGCGCCGGCCACCAGCGCCTTGACGATGTCGCCGCTGTACTTGATCCCGCCGTCGGCGATGATTGGGATCCCGCGCGGGCGGGCGGCCCGCGCGCAATGGTAGATGGCCGACATCTGCGGCATCCCCGCGCCGGCGATGATGCGGGTGGTGCAGATCGATCCGGCGCCCACGCCGACCTTGACCGCGTCGGCGCCGGCGTCGATCAGCGCCTCGGTCCCCTCGGCGGTGACGACGTTCCCGGCCGACACTGCCAGGGCGGGCCATTTCTTTTTAATCCGGGCGACGGCCTGCAGCACGCCTTGGGAGTGCCCGTGGGCGGTGTCGATCGCCACCAGGTCCACCCCGGCGTCCACCAGCGCGCCCACCCGCAGCTCCAGATCCGCCCCCACGCCCACCGCCGCCCCCACCTGCAGCCTGCCTTGCGAGTCGACGGTGGCGTTCGGATAGTCCTTCTTCTTCTGAATGTCCTTGACGGTGATCAACCCCTTCAGCACGCCGCCTGAATCCACGAGCGGGAGTTTTTCAATCCGGTGCTTCTGCAGGATGGATTTGGCCTGTTCGAGGGTGGTGCCGACCGGGGCCGTCACCAGCTTATCGCTGGTCATGAAATGGCGCACCGGGTTTTGAAAATCCTTCGTCTCCAAGAAGCGGATGTCGCGGTTGGTGAGGATTCCCACCAGTTTGCCGCCCCCGCGCTTTTCGGTGATCGGGATGCCGCTGATGTGGTATCCGGCCATCAGTTCCTCGGCTTCGGAAAGCGGGGCGTCGGGCGGAAGGGTGATCGGGTCGGTGATCATCCCGGATTCCGAGCGTTTGACCTTGTCGACGTAGCCGGCCTGGGTTTCGATCGGCAGGTTGCGGTGGATGATTCCCAAGCCGCCTTCGCGGGCCAGGGCGATCCCCATCCGAACCTCCGTCACGGTGTCCATCGCGGCCGAGACGATCGGGATGTTGAGCGGGATGCCGCGGGTGAGCCGGGCGCGGACGTCGGTCTGGTCCGGAAGGACAGAGGTGTAGCCGGGGACGATCAGCAGATCGTCGAAGGTCAGCGCTTCGTGGGATTGGAACAGCTCTTCGTTCATGCGCCTCCTGCCTCACCCCACCCCACCCCTTCCCCCTCCCCTCTCCTGCGACTACCGCAGGAGAGGGGAGGGGGCTGAGGGGAGGGGCGAGGAACGTTAATGCCGGAAGTGCCGCACGCCGGTGACGACCATCGCCATCCCGGCCGCGTCGGCCGCGGCGGCGGCTTCCCCGTCGCGCACCGATCCGCCGGGATGGACGGCCGCGGTGATGCCGGCCTCCGCGGCCACCTGGACCGAATCCGGGAAGGGGAAAAAGGCGTCAGAAGCCATCACCGCCCCCTGGGCTCTTTCCCCCGCGCGCTGGGCGGCGATGCGGACGCAATCCACGCGGTTCGGCTGGCCGCCGCCGATGCCGACCGTCGCCTCGCCGTGGGCGAAGACGATCGCGTTGGAGCGCACGAACCGGCAGGCCTTCCAGGCGAAACGCAGGTCGGCGAGCTCTTCGGCGGTCGGGGCGCGCTTGCTGACCGTCTTCCAATCCGGATTTCCGGGCGGATCGCCGAAATCCGAGGCCTGCATCAGCAGGCCGCGCGTCACCGAGCGGATTTCGAAGGCCGGCTCGATGACCGTATCCGGCATCTCCAGCACGCGGCAGTTCTTGCGCTTGGCGAGCAGCTCGCGGGCTTCGGCGGAGAATCCCGGCGCGATAAAGCACTCGAGGAACACCCTGCCGGCCGCCTTGACGGCGGCTCCGTCGACGGGCCGGTTGGCCGCGACCACGGCTCCGTACGCCGAGACCGGATCCGAAGCGAGCGCCGCGCGGAAGGCGTCGGCGAGCGAATCGGCGCTGGCGATTCCGCAAGGCGAAACTTGCTTGACGATCACCACGCTCGGACGCTCGTACGAGACGGCCGCCCGCCAGGCGCAATCGAGATCCAGCATGTTGGTGAAGGAAAGCTCCCTGCCCTGGAGGATTTTTCCTCCCAGGGGGCCGGTTCCGGATTTGTGGGCGTACAGCGCGGCGGTCTGGTGGGGATTTTCCCCGTAGCGCAGCTTCTGCTGGAACGGGGCGAAGACCCGCAGCGGCGCCTCTTCCTCCCCCGCCAAGTAGGCGTTGATCGCCGCGTCGTATTCCGCGGTGTGCCCGAAGCCCTTCACCGCGAGCCGGCGGCGCATCGCCTCGTCCGCCGATCCGGCGCGCAACGCTTCCAGGATGGAGTCGTAATCGGCCGGGTCGCAGCACAGGATCACCCGGCGGTGGTTCTTGGCCGCCGCGCGGATGAGGGTCACCCCGCCGATGTCGATGTTTTCGATCGCCTCGTCGAGCGTCACGCCGGGCCGGGCGACTGTTTGCTGGAACGGGTAGAGGTTGCAGGCCACCAGGTCGATGTAATCCCAGCCGAGCCGCTTCAGTTCCCCGAGGTCCACTTCGGTGCCGCGGGCGAGCAGTCCGCCGTGAATCGCCGGATGGAGCGTTTTCACCCGCCCGCCGAGGATCTCCGGCGAGCCGGTGTAATCGGCGACTTCGGTGACGGGAAGACCGCTTTCGCGCAGCAACTTGGCCGTCCCGCCCGAGGCGATCAGGGTCCATTGCAGCGCCCGCAGGCCGCGCGCGAAATCCACCAGCCCGGTTTTGTCGTGAACGGAGAGGATCGCTTTCGGCATGAGTTCCCTTTCTTGATCCTTTCTCGCCTCCTTCCCGCGTCCCCTTCCCCCTCTCCTGACTTATGTCAGGAGAGGGGGAAGGGGTTGGGGTTAGGGGTGAGGATGGGAGATCGCTTCCCGGATGGCCGCCACCAGCAGGCGGTGCTCGACGGCGTGGATCCGGGCTTCGAGCGTTTCGAGCGTGTCCTCCGGCAGGATCGGGACTTCCTCACGGGCCAGGACCGGCCCGCTGTCCACCCCCTCGTCGGGAACCAGGTGGACCATCACGCCGGTATTCTTGATCTGGCCGCGTCCGAAGGCCTCGAAGGCGCGCTCGATGGCATGGGTTCCGGGGAAAGCGCCCGGCAGGGCGGGGTGCAGGTTCATGATCCGGCCCGGGAAGCGGTTCACGAAATTGGAGGACAGCACCCGCATCCAGCCGGCCAGGATCACCCAATCCGGTTTGTGCGCGGCGACCAGGTCCGCGAGTTCCGAATCGTACTCGCGGCGGTCCTGCTCCTTCGGCCGGGATTTGAC
It includes:
- a CDS encoding diguanylate cyclase; this encodes MTARSRPAPAPFGKSLNELLDSLGKLVEKSASVRVIESLLPDLLEAARTFSGMPSAAIYLTGDGGEVLHLMSEAGVLEGPEERRRRLISGELTTGRAYQSRRMIAVEDGADEPVLGEQLRCLGMKSQVSLPLISGGQILGVLDLNDTRPRRFSPEETAWLQSLAGHIAVLLFGSRLFVQSQTANVQLTRFYEFGSRIITATTFPQALELTAKYALMATTAHSAIVHLIDPEGGVSLCYGIDNQGAEILNEGLPHPESLLADILAGGAPKVLNADELAAPEEREFLRESGVVTLVGLPLKIRNQVTGMLSVRYSLPHTFSQAEMDGLTLYAVQAAGTIERLRLLEESRQRESDLRMIVDMARVVTSTLDLEELLQQIAVLLVWTARMDACVISSVDAEHSQVRTLAAYSAFGERADREFGAGYSLADSPVTAQVLKGSDPMLVRIDDPQTHPSEAAVLRKLHYGAVLMIPLWAGGKALGLLRLFSRQNDRSFSALELQRLRVPAEQAALALVNARLYESEHQQRILAETLRDIGLILSGSLRAGTILETLLEQIGRVVPFDSANVMLLQGDRVRVASHRGYERFGLTEWISRLDLPIERLTGIHHMAQSRHPHFVPDVQADSTWQSIGPTWHVGSWVGAPLVTGEQLLGFLSMDKAERGYYSADHAGRLESLAGHAALALLNALTFGEVEQASITDFVTGTYNRRYFHEQLQLEIDRARRIGYPVSLLIFDIDHFKQVNDTYGHPAGDRVLQMVARRIKDELRAVDILARYGGEEFAVILPGTPGSSLAGVGERLRQAIAMPPFTVEERSIAITVSAGGATFPDDANDGHRLVDEADRWLYDAKQSGRNRTRVPAPMAWPYSGAEAKLKEETDKVKSDSEDKQEG
- the purN gene encoding phosphoribosylglycinamide formyltransferase, which gives rise to MPEKARLVVLISGSGTNLQAILDSCRNGGLAAQVAAVVSNKSGAYGLERARRAGIPALVKSRPKEQDRREYDSELADLVAAHKPDWVILAGWMRVLSSNFVNRFPGRIMNLHPALPGAFPGTHAIERAFEAFGRGQIKNTGVMVHLVPDEGVDSGPVLAREEVPILPEDTLETLEARIHAVEHRLLVAAIREAISHPHP
- the guaB gene encoding IMP dehydrogenase; amino-acid sequence: MNEELFQSHEALTFDDLLIVPGYTSVLPDQTDVRARLTRGIPLNIPIVSAAMDTVTEVRMGIALAREGGLGIIHRNLPIETQAGYVDKVKRSESGMITDPITLPPDAPLSEAEELMAGYHISGIPITEKRGGGKLVGILTNRDIRFLETKDFQNPVRHFMTSDKLVTAPVGTTLEQAKSILQKHRIEKLPLVDSGGVLKGLITVKDIQKKKDYPNATVDSQGRLQVGAAVGVGADLELRVGALVDAGVDLVAIDTAHGHSQGVLQAVARIKKKWPALAVSAGNVVTAEGTEALIDAGADAVKVGVGAGSICTTRIIAGAGMPQMSAIYHCARAARPRGIPIIADGGIKYSGDIVKALVAGASVVMLGALLAGLEESPGEVVLYEGRRFKEHRGMGSLGAMQGYGRDRYATAQGESGVSGKLVPEGIEGMVAYKGKLPDYIYQLVGGLRSGMGYAGAASIADLQDKTRLVKISHAGLIESHPHDVMITKEAPNYQSPRSSD
- the purH gene encoding bifunctional phosphoribosylaminoimidazolecarboxamide formyltransferase/IMP cyclohydrolase, with translation MPKAILSVHDKTGLVDFARGLRALQWTLIASGGTAKLLRESGLPVTEVADYTGSPEILGGRVKTLHPAIHGGLLARGTEVDLGELKRLGWDYIDLVACNLYPFQQTVARPGVTLDEAIENIDIGGVTLIRAAAKNHRRVILCCDPADYDSILEALRAGSADEAMRRRLAVKGFGHTAEYDAAINAYLAGEEEAPLRVFAPFQQKLRYGENPHQTAALYAHKSGTGPLGGKILQGRELSFTNMLDLDCAWRAAVSYERPSVVIVKQVSPCGIASADSLADAFRAALASDPVSAYGAVVAANRPVDGAAVKAAGRVFLECFIAPGFSAEARELLAKRKNCRVLEMPDTVIEPAFEIRSVTRGLLMQASDFGDPPGNPDWKTVSKRAPTAEELADLRFAWKACRFVRSNAIVFAHGEATVGIGGGQPNRVDCVRIAAQRAGERAQGAVMASDAFFPFPDSVQVAAEAGITAAVHPGGSVRDGEAAAAADAAGMAMVVTGVRHFRH
- the rpe gene encoding ribulose-phosphate 3-epimerase, which translates into the protein MPRTVKIAPSILAADFLNLGDQVSQALAAGAEFIHMDVMDGQFVPNISVGPLVVEALAPMVHAAGAVVDVHLMIDEPERFVPAFALAGADIITIQVEASKDVIGTLKAIRTHKARPGLTLRPKTPLLSIQAAMAHADLVLVMSVEPGFGGQKFLPESPARVRRIREWLDAAGSDAELEVDGGINTETAPLLAEAGASVLVAGVSVFRAGVPIGEAVRSLREAANRAARKA